A single Cucumis melo cultivar AY chromosome 4, USDA_Cmelo_AY_1.0, whole genome shotgun sequence DNA region contains:
- the LOC103486853 gene encoding probable glycosyltransferase STELLO2: MLVQERSTPKSPKTQIRTLPTLHSHRFSESKSLDFSTWLSDNVYRVVTILLLIVTVAALFFLRNVGDSAALLCFQSQTAALEKIQFPKINWNSIASIPASSNLYPEFRSEQWIVVSVSNYPSDSLRKLVKMKGWQVLAIGNSLTPADWALKGAIYLSLDEQSKLGFRVVEYLPYDSFVRKTVGYLFAIQHGAKKIFDVDDRGEVIDGDLGKHFDVQLVGEGARQEIILQYSHENPNRTVVNPYIHFGQRSVWPRGLPLENVGEIGHEEFYTEIFGGKQFIQQGISNGLPDVDSVFYFTRKSGLEAFDIRFDERAPKVALPQGMMVPINSFNTLYHTSAFWALMLPVSISTMASDILRGYWGQRLLWEIGGYVVVYPPTVHRYDKIEAYPFSEERDLHVNVGRLIKFLNSWRSSKHRLFEKILELSFVMAEEGFWTEKDVKFTAAWLQDLIAVGYQQPRLMSLELDRPRATIGDGDRKEFVPQKLPSIHLGVEETGTVSYEIGNLIRWRKFFGNVVLVMFCSGPVERTALEWRLLYGRIFKTVIILSETKNADLVVEEGRLDHAYKYLPKVFDTYSGAEGFLFLQDDTILNYWNLLQADKSKLWITDKVSKSWTTVSAESSDWFTKQSNMVKKIVSMMPVHFQVSHKQSVASENSLTICSSEVFYIPRRFVSDFLDLHGLVGDLEIHHKVAIPLFFTAMDSVQNFDPVLSTMNYREKPLATNSSTIYSVHVPAVHPWNVSSEQDFIKLVRIMAEGDPLLAELV; the protein is encoded by the exons ATGTTGGTCCAAGAACGTTCCACGCCTAAATCTCCCAAAACCCAGATCAGAACTTTGCCTACTCTTCATTCCCATCGCTTTTCTGAGTCTAAAAGCCTTGATTTCTCCACTTGGTTATCCGACAATGTCTACAGAGTAGTGACGATTTTGCTCTTGATTGTTACTGTTGCTGCCCTTTTCTTCCTCCGGAATGTCGGGGATAGTGCCGCCCTTCTCTGTTTTCAATCGCAGACGGCGGCTTTGGAGAAGATTCAATTCCCTAAAATCAATTGGAATTCGATCGCGTCGATCCCGGCTAGTTCTAATCTATATCCGGAATTTCGCTCTGAGCAATGGATCGTTGTCTCGGTGTCTAATTATCCCAGTGATTCACTGCGGAAGCTTGTGAAAATGAAGGGTTGGCAGGTTTTGGCGATAGGCAATTCATTGACGCCGGCAGATTGGGCACTTAAAGGTGCGATTTATCTTTCCTTAGATGAACAGTCTAAATTAGGGTTTCGTGTGGTTGAGTATCTTCCGTATGATTCTTTCGTGAGGAAAACTGTTGGGTATCTGTTTGCAATTCAACATGGTGCGAAGAAGATATTTGATGTGGATGATCGAGGGGAGGTGATTGATGGAGATTTAGGCAAACATTTCGACGTACAATTGGTGGGAGAAGGAGCGAGGCAAGAGATCATATTACAGTATAGCCATGAAAATCCTAATAGAACTGTTGTTAATCCTTATATTCATTTTGGGCAAAGATCAGTGTGGCCTAGGGGATTGCCACTAGAAAACGTAGGTGAAATTGGTCACGAAGAATTTTATACCGAAATTTTTGGGGGAAAGCAGTTCATTCAACAGGGAATTTCCAATGGTCTTCCTGATGTCGATTCGGTGTTTTACTTCACTCGAAAATCTGGACTGGAAGCTTTTGATATTAGATTTGATGAACGTGCTCCAAAAGTGGCATTGCCACAGGGTATGATGGTTCCTATTAACTCCTTCAATACGCTTTATCACACTTCAGCCTTCTGGGCTTTGATGCTTCCAGTTTCCATTAGCACTATGGCTTCTGATATCTTGAGAGGATATTGGGGTCAGAGGCTCCTGTGGGAAATTGGTGGTTATGTTGTAGTTTATCCTCCAACTGTTCACCGGTACGATAAGATTGAAGCATACCCATTTTCAGAAGAAAGAGATCTACATGTGAACGTCGGTCGTCTAATTAAGTTTTTGAATTCATGGAGATCAAGTAAACATAGGCTGTTCGAGAAGATTTTGGAGTTGAGCTTTGTAATGGCAGAGGAAGGGTTTTGGACTGAGAAGGATGTCAAATTTACAGCGGCTTGGCTGCAAGATTTAATTGCTGTTGGGTACCAGCAGCCAAGGCTAATGTCTCTGGAATTGGATCGTCCACGAGCAACTATTGGCGATGGGGATCGGAAGGAGTTCGTTCCACAGAAATTACCGTCCATACATCTTGGGGTTGAGGAAACAGGGACAGTAAGTTATGAAATAGGGAACTTGATCAGATGGAGAAAGTTTTTTGGAAATGTTGTACTGGTCATGTTTTGTAGTGGCCCTGTCGAACGAACTGCCCTGGAGTGGAGGTTGCTATATGGGCGAATATTCAAGACGGTGATAATTCTTTCAGAGACCAAGAATGCAGATCTTGTGGTGGAAGAAGGCAGATTGGACCATGCATACAA GTACCTCCCCAAAGTTTTCGACACATACAGTGGTGCAGAAGGGTTTTTATTCCTCCAAGACGATACAATTCTTAACTACTGGAATTTGCTACAGGCTGACAAATCGAAACTCTGGATAACTGATAAG GTATCTAAGTCTTGGACTACTGTCTCAGCTGAAAGCTCAGATTGGTTTACGAAACAATCGAACATGGTAAAGAAGATAGTTAGCATGATGCCAGTTCATTTCCAAGTGAGTCATAAGCAATCTGTAGCAAGTGAAAACAGCCTCACGATATGCAGTTCCGAGGTCTTTTACATTCCTCGACGCTTTGTTTCAGATTTTCTTGACCTTCACGGTTTAGTGGGTGATCTAGAAATTCATCACAAGGTTGCAATTCCCTTGTTCTTTACGGCAATGGATTCAGTTCAAAACTTCGATCCAGTATTGAGTACAATGAACTACAGAGAAAAACCACTTGCTACAAATTCTTCAACTATTTATTCCGTTCATGTTCCTGCTGTTCATCCATGGAATGTGTCAAGTGAACAAGATTTCATTAAGTTGGTCAGAATAATGGCAGAAGGTGATCCACTTCTAGCAGAGTTAGTTTGA
- the LOC103486852 gene encoding 40S ribosomal protein S2-3-like yields MAERGGFGRGFGGRGRGGGDRGRGGRRRAGRRDEEEKWVPVTKLGRLVKEGRIQSLEQIYLHSLPIKEHQIVDTLIGPSLKDEVMKIMPVQKQTRAGQRTRFKAFVVVGDGNGHVGLGVKCSKEVATAIRGSIILAKLSVIPVRRGYWGNKIGKPHTVPCKVTGKCGSVTVRMVPAPRGAGIVAARVPKKVLQFAGIEDVFTSSRGSTKTLGNFVKATFDCLLKTYGFLTPEFWRETRFTKSPFQEHTDLLAKPTVKALLLEDPDRVTA; encoded by the exons ATGGCGGAGCGCGGCGGATTTGGACGAGGGTTTGGCGGCAGAGGCCGTGGCGGAGGTGACCGCGGACGTGGAGGTCGCCGCCGAGCAGGTCGACGAGACGAAGAAGAGAAATGGGTTCCAGTCACTAAGCTAGGGCGCCTCGTGAAAGAGGGAAGGATCCAATCTTTGGAGCAGATCTATCTCCATTCTCTCCCCATTAAGGAACACCAGATCGTTGATACCCTTATTGGTCCTAGCCTCAAGGACGAGGTTATGAAGATTATGCCAGTCCAGAAGCAGACTCGTGCCGGACAGAGGACTCGTTTCAAGGCGTTCGTTGTCGTCGGCGATGGTAATGGCCATGTGGGTTTGGGAGTTAAGTGTAGTAAAGAAGTTGCTACAGCGATTCGCGGTTCGATTATTTTGGCTAAGTTGTCTGTGATTCCCGTGAGAAGAGGGTATTGGGGTAACAAGATTGGTAAGCCCCATACGGTGCCGTGTAAAGTTACCGGAAAATGTGGGTCTGTTACCGTCCGGATGGTTCCGGCGCCGCGAGGGGCTGGGATTGTGGCGGCTAGAGTGCCCAAGAAGGTCTTGCAGTTCGCTGGGATTGAGGATGTGTTTACATCTTCTAGAGGATCGACCAAAACTCTCGGAAACTTTGTTAAG GCAACATTTGACTGTCTTCTGAAAACATACGGCTTCTTAACACCTGAATTTTGGAGGGAGACACGCTTCACAAAATCCCCATTCCAAGAACACACAGATTTGTTGGCGAAACCCACGGTGAAGGCATTGTTGTTGGAAGATCCCGACAGGGTTACTGCTTGA